In Erigeron canadensis isolate Cc75 chromosome 1, C_canadensis_v1, whole genome shotgun sequence, a single window of DNA contains:
- the LOC122585834 gene encoding zeatin O-glucosyltransferase-like yields the protein MESQQTNNNNNIVIIMVPFPAQGHLNQLLHLSSLITTTYNLPIHVITTTTHGRQATTRTPLFSNIPNIHFHHYQTPPFQSPQPDPNATIKFPSQLIPAFHSSMHLRQPFNDLLSTLSHGAKRVVVIHDSLMGSVVQDVKLLAADNNVETYMFYCCSAFASFWYMNDASAGKLKLDEELELLLKEVPSNDDCYTMDDWQFIASLDVSYKTFSSGTIYDASRVIEGKFIDLVEKENYQNDKTLWPLGPFNPVEIKCDSSHKRHKLFEWLDKQEPNSVLYVSFGTTTSISNEQIQELALGLEKSEHKFIWVLRDADKGDIFEGEVRKIELPKGFEERVGENGLVVVDWAPQLEILGHPSTGGFMSHCGWNSSMEGMTMGVPILAWPMHSDQPRNAMLITKVLNVGMYVRDWTQRKEMVNSGVIEDVVRRLMASKEGDEIRKRAVELGDRIRQSMEIGGVTRLELDSFVAHVTR from the exons ATGGAATCACAACAAACCAACAATAATAACAACATAGTAATAATAATGGTCCCTTTTCCGGCACAAGGCCATCTCAACCAGCTTCTCCACCTAAGCAGTCTTATTACCACCACCTATAACCTCCCTATCCacgtcatcaccaccaccacccacgGTCGTCAAGCCACCACTCGAACGCCGTTGTTTTCCAATATTCCCAACATCCATTTCCATCACTACCAAACGCCACCCTTTCAATCCCCACAACCCGACCCAAATGCCACTATCAAATTCCCTTCACAACTAATCCCAGCTTTCCATTCTTCAATGCATTTACGACAACCTTTTAATGACTTACTCTCAACCCTTTCGCATGGTGCGAAAAGGGTGGTTGTGATCCATGATTCCCTCATGGGTTCTGTAGTTCAAGATGTCAAGTTGTTGGCCGCGGATAATAATGTTGAAACTTATATGTTTTATTGTTGCTCGGCTTTTGCTTCCTTTTGGTACATGAATGACGCATCAGCTGGCAAGCTTAAACTTGACGAAGAACTTGAATTGTTATTAAAAGAAGTTCCTTCTAATGATGATTGTTATACTATGGATGATTGGCAATTTATTGCTTCCTTAGATGTATCTTACAAGACGTTTTCATCtg GTACAATTTATGATGCAAGTAGGGTTATTGAAGGCAAATTCATTGATCTAgtggaaaaagaaaattatcaaaatgataaAACACTTTGGCCTCTAGGCCCGTTCAACCCGGTTGAGATAAAATGTGATTCTAGTCATAAAAGACATAAATTGTTTGAATGGCTTGACAAACAAGAGCCTAATTCGGTCCTATATGTTTCATTTGGTACTACAACTTCGATTAGCAATGAGCAAATACAAGAGCTTGCTCTGGGTTTAGAGAAAAGCGAGCACAAATTCATTTGGGTGTTGAGAGATGCGGATAAAGGCGATATATTTGAAGGTGAAGTTAGAAAGATTGAATTGCCAAAAGGGTTTGAAGAGAGGGTGGGAGAGAATGGGTTGGTGGTAGTAGACTGGGCGCCCCAGTTGGAAATATTGGGACACCCGTCCACGGGAGGATTTATGAGTCATTGTGGGTGGAATTCGAGTATGGAGGGTATGACCATGGGTGTTCCTATTCTTGCGTGGCCGATGCATTCTGATCAGCCACGCAACGCTATGTTGATAACTAAGGTTTTAAATGTTGGGATGTATGTAAGGGATTGGACTCAAAGAAAGGAGATGGTGAATTCGGGGGTGATAGAAGACGTGGTTAGGCGATTGATGGCATCAAAGGAAGGGGATGAGATACGGAAAAGGGCAGTCGAGCTTGGTGATAGGATTCG